The genomic DNA GGCCGCTGTCGAGCCGAGTGCCGACACGATCACCTATGTCACGGCCAACCCGGTCGAGACGGTCTATCTGGATGGCGAAGTCGTCGTCGGTGCCGTGATCCCGGCCGAAGTCACGACCTACGAAGTGCCGCAGCCGGAACTGCGTTACCTGAACATCAACGGCCTGCCGGTTCTGGTCGATGCCGAGTCCGGCGCGATCGTGCAGATCGTCCGGTAACACCCGGTCACTGGACAAACGCGAAGGGGTCCTGTGCGTCAGCGCAGGGCCCTTTTTATTGTGCCGGACGACCCTGCGGTGTCGAAGGATATGAAACGACCACGCGATGCGTGACTTCGCTGGTCCCTCCGCTATCTAGACCTTGTCGCAGATCAGAAAGTCCCCCCGATGCACCGCACGAACGATGACGAACCGCTGGCCGGGCGATGGATCGCCATGGCAACCCTTCTTGTCGCCGGTTTCATGAACCTGATCGACGTCACCATCGTGAACGTCGCGATCCCGTCGCTGCAGCGCGCGTTTGACGCCACCGACAGCCAGATCGAATGGGTCGTGGCGATCTATATCCTGACCTTTGCCCTGTTGCTGCTGCCGATGGGGCGACTTGGCGACGTCATCGGGCGGCGGCGCATGTTCATTGCGGGCGTCTGTGTGTTCACCTTCGGATCGGCTTTGTGTGGCATCGCCCCGTCGATCTACGGCCTTGTCGCCGCCCGCGTGGTGCAGGGCATCGGCGGGGCCATGATGACACCGCAGACGCTGGCCATCGTGCCGGCCCTGTTCGCGCCCAAGGAACGTGGGCTTGCCTTTGCCCTCTTCGGTCTGTCGGCGGGCCTTGCGAGTGTGACCGGCCCGGTGCTGGGCGGTTTCCTGATCGAGAGCAATATCTCGGGCCTTGATTGGAGGCCGATCTTTCTGGTGAACGTGCCGGTCGGGATTCTTGCCGTTCTGGCGGCGTTCAAGTTCGTGCCGACCCTGCCGGGCAACAAGGGGCTGGAGATCGACGGCGTGGGCATCGCGCTGGCGGCGATCACGACGCTACTGGTCATGTTCCCGCTGATCGAGGGGCGGCAGATCGGCTGGCCGGTCTGGATCTTTGTCATGATGGCCGCGGCGCTGCCGATGCTATGGATCTTTATCCTGTGGCAGCGGCATCGCGCGGCTGCCGGACGCGCCCAGTTGCTGCCGGTCACCCTGTTTCGCAACAAGGGATTCATGGTCGGCACCGGGCTTGTCATGCTGCTCTTTGCCGGTGTGCCGGGGTTCTTTCTGGTGCTGGCGATCCTGTTGCAGGTGGGCAATGGATTTTCGCCGCTTGAATCGGGCCTGACGACCATTCCGTTCCCGGTCGGCGTGCTTTTTGCCTCTGTCGCGGCGGGGCGGATGGGCAACCGGTTCCTGCGGCAGCGGATCAGTGCCGGTGGGCTGTTGCTGGCGACCTGCATGGTGATCCTGCCCTTTGTCACGCCGCAGGCGGCGGGAGAGATCACGCGCTCTGCCTTCATCATCCCACTGTTTTTGGGCGGCCTCGGGCTGGGCACGGCGATTTCGCCGCTGTTCAATACGGTGCTGGGGACGGTTGCGGACAACGATACCGGGTCCGCCTCTGGCGCGTTGCAGTCGTTCCAGCAGCTGGGCGGCGCGCTGGGGCTGGCGGTGATGGGGCAGTTGTTCTTTTCCCATATCGCCGCCGCGCTGCAGGCCGGGGGCGACACGGTGCCGGTCTATTCCGACGCGCTGCGGATGGCGCTGCTATTTTCGACGACCAGCTTTGTTGCGCTGGCGCTGCTGGTCTGGCGTCTGCCCGCGCCGGGGGCGCAGAAACTGGACAAACGGCAGGCGGCGTGACACAGCACTGGCAAAGATAGAGGACGCCGCCCATGACCACGATCACCCGCTTCGCCCCGTCGCCGACCGGCTGGATGCATATCGGCAACCTGCGTGCCGCGATGTTCAACTATGCCATCGCGCGGCAGAATGGCGGCACCTTCATCCTGCGCATCGACGACACCGACCAAGAGCGGTCCAAGGCCGAGTACGAACAGGGCATCAAGGATGTGCTGACGTGGCTGGGCATCACGTGGGACGATATCCAGAAGCAGTCTGACCGGTTGGCCCGCTATGACGAGGCGCGGCAGCAGCTGCTGGACTCCGGCCGCCTGTACGAGTGTTTCGAGACGCCGGTGGAGCTGGACCTGAAGCGCAAGAAGCAGCTGAACATGGGCAAGCCGCCGGTCTATGACCGCGCCGCCCTGTCCCTGACCGACGCACAAAAGCAGGCCTACCGCGACGAGGGTCGCAAGGGGCACTGGCGCTTCAAGCTCGACCTTGAGCGAGTGGAGTGGGACGACGGGATCATGGGGCCGATCAGCATCGACTGTGCCTCGGTCAGCGATCCGGTGCTGATCAAGGAAACGGGGCAGATCCTGTATACCTTCGCGTCGCCCGTCGATGACGTCGACATGAAGATCACCGACATCGTGCGCGGGTCGGACCACGTCACCAACACGGCGACGCAGATCCAGATCATGCAGGCACTGGGCGGGACCGTGCCGCGTTTTGCGCACCACTCGCTGCTGACCGGCCCGCAGGGCGAGGCGCTGTCCAAGCGTCTGGGCACGCTGGCGCTGCGCGACCTGCGCAATCAGGGGATCGCGGCAGAGGCCGTGCTGTCGCTGATGGCGCGTCTGGGGTCGTCCCAGCCGGTCGTGCTGGTCGATGGCATTGATCAGGTGATCGCAGGTTTCGATATCGCCACCTTCGGGTCCGCACCGACGAAGTTCGATTTCGAGGATCTGTGGCCGCTGACGGCCCGTCATTATGCCAGGCTGGATGCGGCGGCGGTCAAGGACACGCTGGACGCGGCCGGCGTGCCTGCCGAACTGCAGCCGGCGTTCTGGGAGGTGGTGAAGGAAAACATCACCAAGCTGGACGACGTGGCCCCGTGGTGGGCGCTGTTCCGCGACGGTGGCACCGCCGTGGTCGCGGACGAGGACCGGGAGTTTATCGTTCAGGCCTTCGATCTGCTGGGCGCGCCGCCTTATACGGACGCGACCTGGGGTGAGTGGACCGGGGCCGTCAAGGACGCGACCGGCCGCAAGGGCAAGGGGCTGTTCATGCCGCTGCGCCTTGCCGTGACCGGTCAGGCGCGCGGACCGGAGATGGCGCAGGTCATGCCGCTGCTGCAGAAGAAACCGACGCTGTAAGGTTCAGTGCGGGACGGACAGGCGGCGCAGGTGGTGATCCACCTGCGCCGTTTCTATGTCTGATAGCGTCTGTGCGCGGGGATAGAGCGGGGCCGCGCGATCGTCTTTGATGCCGACCTCCCATCCCGTCGTGGTGTCGAAGAAATCGCTGACGCCGGTGGGGCCGAAGACCCGAAAATAACCTTGCACGACGACGTCGAGATAGCTGCGCAGGATCATGTGGCCTGTCGTGGTGGGCAGCGTCAGGCCGTCGCTGACCCGGTAGACGGCGGCGGGACAACCCAGGCCGAGGGTTTCTGACACGTCGATGCGGGTATAGGCGGCCTCTCGGGCGTCCAGCGCCAGCCAGTCGGCGCCGGGCACGCGGGCGGCGATGCCGTCCAGCGTGACCCCCGGCGCGGGATCGACCGACAGGAACGCCGCCTCGCGCAGCGTCGTGCTGCGCCAGACGCGGCGCCAGCCGGTCAGGCGCGCCGGGCAA from Loktanella sp. M215 includes the following:
- a CDS encoding MFS transporter, whose protein sequence is MHRTNDDEPLAGRWIAMATLLVAGFMNLIDVTIVNVAIPSLQRAFDATDSQIEWVVAIYILTFALLLLPMGRLGDVIGRRRMFIAGVCVFTFGSALCGIAPSIYGLVAARVVQGIGGAMMTPQTLAIVPALFAPKERGLAFALFGLSAGLASVTGPVLGGFLIESNISGLDWRPIFLVNVPVGILAVLAAFKFVPTLPGNKGLEIDGVGIALAAITTLLVMFPLIEGRQIGWPVWIFVMMAAALPMLWIFILWQRHRAAAGRAQLLPVTLFRNKGFMVGTGLVMLLFAGVPGFFLVLAILLQVGNGFSPLESGLTTIPFPVGVLFASVAAGRMGNRFLRQRISAGGLLLATCMVILPFVTPQAAGEITRSAFIIPLFLGGLGLGTAISPLFNTVLGTVADNDTGSASGALQSFQQLGGALGLAVMGQLFFSHIAAALQAGGDTVPVYSDALRMALLFSTTSFVALALLVWRLPAPGAQKLDKRQAA
- the gltX gene encoding glutamate--tRNA ligase — protein: MTTITRFAPSPTGWMHIGNLRAAMFNYAIARQNGGTFILRIDDTDQERSKAEYEQGIKDVLTWLGITWDDIQKQSDRLARYDEARQQLLDSGRLYECFETPVELDLKRKKQLNMGKPPVYDRAALSLTDAQKQAYRDEGRKGHWRFKLDLERVEWDDGIMGPISIDCASVSDPVLIKETGQILYTFASPVDDVDMKITDIVRGSDHVTNTATQIQIMQALGGTVPRFAHHSLLTGPQGEALSKRLGTLALRDLRNQGIAAEAVLSLMARLGSSQPVVLVDGIDQVIAGFDIATFGSAPTKFDFEDLWPLTARHYARLDAAAVKDTLDAAGVPAELQPAFWEVVKENITKLDDVAPWWALFRDGGTAVVADEDREFIVQAFDLLGAPPYTDATWGEWTGAVKDATGRKGKGLFMPLRLAVTGQARGPEMAQVMPLLQKKPTL
- a CDS encoding gamma-glutamylcyclotransferase family protein, with the translated sequence MPESDPAFFGYGSLVNLATHGYADPCPARLTGWRRVWRSTTLREAAFLSVDPAPGVTLDGIAARVPGADWLALDAREAAYTRIDVSETLGLGCPAAVYRVSDGLTLPTTTGHMILRSYLDVVVQGYFRVFGPTGVSDFFDTTTGWEVGIKDDRAAPLYPRAQTLSDIETAQVDHHLRRLSVPH